A DNA window from Vibrio sp. CDRSL-10 TSBA contains the following coding sequences:
- a CDS encoding TonB-dependent receptor yields MKKTLPVVTTSIMCLGVANAGYANNDETKAGQMTSLVVIGQQDELSYTQSYLAGALDTVTQEEIAGAHVDNAMELFTKLPGVHMAPWGQGVFESEIGIRGFAADGSTPHAKLLIDGIPSNLNAGYNDMAQLFSSNIKSINVYKGTSDPRYGLYNLAGAYNVETRSDVAQSVEVTVGSFNARETQGYFGFQNGNLKHSYSLGYRKSEGYRDHDNVEKYGASGRWFYDFSDATSLGLIARIARMDTDAPGFLLSEQEVNRDPRQSASYSNQDGGKKNTDAVSIHLDHQWSDTVAWSLKTYYNHFDRQRWLRFKTEWPLQERIYDEKHYGVISTVTWDVANDWQLLWGANYETQDVIEQRWGTINNQRIRNSASPIWNYQYDYNNYGTYVQVNHQATEWLDWNAAVRADRLSGDFTSTDSANVSTHADMYDFGTIIQPKLNVFLYPTDDVVVFANFGRTFQPVFSSSAYTTGDTHARDISVNDGWEIGTKWQATQSLQTRVSYWEQRAKDEFVLVNGVESNVGKTLRQGVDLSADWMWTDSLTLWGNYSITKTEIQTEGANKGNDLRSIPAYTASVGSTYAITENLTWRLHYDMQGDYYINEANVGGKFGGYKLMNSNLEYKTSWGGVNFQVNNLFDEQYEYVFDFTSDASGTTIHAPGDGLNMNLSVNYDF; encoded by the coding sequence ATTAAGTTATACCCAAAGCTATTTAGCCGGTGCGCTGGATACGGTGACACAAGAAGAGATTGCCGGCGCGCATGTTGATAATGCGATGGAACTGTTCACAAAGCTGCCGGGCGTGCATATGGCGCCATGGGGGCAGGGCGTGTTTGAATCGGAAATCGGTATCCGTGGTTTTGCCGCTGACGGTTCGACGCCACATGCCAAGCTGTTGATCGATGGCATCCCGTCCAACCTGAACGCGGGCTACAACGATATGGCCCAGCTATTTTCCAGCAACATTAAGTCGATTAACGTTTATAAAGGCACCAGCGATCCACGCTATGGTTTGTACAATCTGGCCGGTGCATACAACGTAGAAACCCGCTCCGATGTGGCGCAAAGTGTTGAAGTAACAGTGGGCAGCTTTAATGCGCGCGAGACACAAGGTTACTTTGGCTTTCAGAACGGCAACCTGAAGCACAGTTATTCGCTCGGATACCGTAAATCCGAAGGGTACCGTGATCATGATAACGTTGAAAAATATGGCGCTTCCGGCCGCTGGTTTTACGATTTTTCTGACGCGACGTCACTGGGCCTGATCGCCCGTATCGCGCGTATGGATACCGATGCGCCGGGCTTCTTACTGTCAGAGCAGGAAGTGAACCGTGATCCGCGTCAGTCAGCCAGCTACTCCAATCAGGACGGCGGTAAAAAAAACACCGATGCGGTCAGTATTCACCTGGATCACCAGTGGTCTGATACTGTGGCCTGGTCGTTAAAAACCTACTACAACCATTTTGATCGTCAGCGCTGGCTGCGATTCAAAACCGAATGGCCGCTGCAAGAGCGCATTTATGACGAAAAGCACTATGGTGTGATTTCTACCGTTACCTGGGACGTTGCGAACGATTGGCAACTGCTGTGGGGCGCAAACTACGAGACTCAGGATGTAATAGAGCAGCGCTGGGGCACCATCAATAACCAGCGCATCCGTAACAGCGCAAGTCCTATCTGGAACTACCAGTATGACTACAACAACTACGGGACTTACGTGCAGGTTAACCATCAGGCCACCGAATGGCTAGACTGGAACGCGGCCGTACGTGCTGATCGTCTGAGCGGTGATTTCACTTCAACCGACAGCGCCAATGTGAGCACACATGCCGATATGTATGATTTCGGCACCATCATTCAGCCAAAACTAAATGTATTCCTGTACCCAACTGACGATGTGGTGGTTTTCGCCAACTTCGGTCGTACCTTCCAGCCGGTGTTCAGCAGCAGTGCTTATACCACGGGTGACACTCACGCGCGTGATATCTCGGTCAATGACGGCTGGGAGATCGGGACTAAGTGGCAGGCGACACAGAGCCTGCAGACTCGTGTTTCATACTGGGAACAGCGTGCTAAAGACGAATTTGTGCTGGTTAACGGTGTGGAAAGCAACGTGGGTAAAACACTGCGTCAGGGCGTGGATTTAAGTGCTGACTGGATGTGGACCGATTCGCTCACGCTGTGGGGTAACTACTCCATCACCAAAACCGAAATCCAGACTGAAGGTGCCAACAAAGGCAATGATCTGCGCAGTATTCCGGCTTACACCGCGTCAGTCGGTTCAACTTATGCCATCACCGAGAATTTAACCTGGCGTCTGCATTACGACATGCAGGGTGATTACTACATCAACGAGGCCAATGTCGGCGGCAAGTTTGGCGGCTACAAGCTGATGAACAGTAACCTGGAATACAAAACATCGTGGGGTGGGGTGAACTTCCAGGTCAACAACCTGTTTGATGAGCAGTACGAGTACGTGTTTGACTTTACCAGTGATGCATCTGGCACAACGATTCACGCGCCGGGCGATGGCTTGAATATGAACCTGAGTGTGAATTACGATTTCTGA